The DNA sequence GTCCTAACTCTCTCTACCGTTATTATTCTTCACGTCGCTCGACGAGATTCTCTACCCATACTGTTTCTGCCGCCTTACAAAAGACTCCTTGGTGtgggggttgggggggggggggggggggggggggggggggaggggctgTACTGATGATGCGAGTATTAATAGGATGAACTACCATACCACTTGCTCTCTGTGACCGTTGTTCGTTCAAAGGTCTTACTCGAAGCTTAACCCAAGGGTAAGACACTTCCGGGTGAATTTAACAGTAACCGGTGCTAGACGACGTTTCTTTCTGACTTTGAGATCGACTATGGTTATTATTCGGCCATTGCAAACTCTGCCTATATAAACCTACCAACAAGAGCAAATGCCGTCTGGCGTCCGGTCGTCCACGGTAAGCAGCAGTCAGCCGTCTTCCACTTCGAAAGCCGTGTGTGGCTTCTGGACAGCCCAATTGGCACCGACCCGTAACACGTTTTCTCCACTGGCTGCAGCCTGCACGGACCGTCGCGCCCACAGCATCTTCTTACCCACGTCAAAACCCGTCAGCCCGACCCAACCCAACCTGCCAGCAAAAACCGTCGACGGCCCAAACGCACCCTCCAGCTTCCACTGACTCCTGACCTCGCGGCCTATAAAGACGGCCCACCTCACCTTCGCATGTCATCAAGCCAGACCAACCTCAGACTTCCTCTCTCACGAGTCACGAATAGGTTCCAAGAACACACGCACAGGGCTCTCCAAGATGAGCGTGGAGATCCTGGACGGGAGCACTGTCCGGAGCTTCGTGGAGGACGAGGGCGCCTTCAATTCCTCGGTGGACGGCCGGTTCGCCGCGCTGGACGCCGACCACGACGGCCTGCTCACCTACGCGGAGATGGCCGGGGAGCTCATGAGCCTTCGCGTGCTGGAGAAGCACTTCGGCATGGACGAGGCCGCGGTGGCGGCCGAGGAGCTCGGGGCGCTGTACCGCGGCCTTTTCGCGCGGTTCGACAGGGACGGCAGCGGCAAGGTGGACCGGCACGAGTTCCGGGCGGAGATGAAGGAGGTGATGCTCGCCGTGGCCAACGGGCTGGGCTTCCTGCCCGTGCAGATGGTCGTCGAGGAAGGCAGCTTCCTCAAGGTCGCCGTCGACAGGGAGCTCGGACAGCTCGCCATAATGCTCACGCGCGTGGGATACTAAACTTGCTCCTACTAGTATATAGACTGGTGGAGTACTAAATTTTGAAGTGTCACAAGTCACAATATATCACACAACTGCAGTTTTTAGTTTTTGACGTCGATCGAGTTACCAACATAGGTAGTGTGCACTGCTTGATACTTGTTCTTTTATTaccttttttttagataatggtagATTAAACAACCGGCTTCATCCTCAAGAACGAATCAGGCCACGAGTTCAATACAGAAAACCCTCAACGTACCAGCTGACCAAAACAACGACGACAGCACAAAATCAGTTCTTAACCAAAAAACTAAACACTAAGTCTAAGAGCATAAGGCCATCTGAAGAAAGCAGAGCACTGCAGAGCCGCAGTCTCTAGCTTCTGGCATCCTTAGACAATAACCTCCTTTATGTCTTCACTTCTTTGTAGCAGCCCCCACTGCCACAGCCAGTGCGTGGTTCTGAACACGACCTGCAAAATAGATTTTGGATTGCATTTGTCAAATACTAATTCATTTCTTGTAAGCCAAAGCGACCAGCACAATGCAGCAGCTCCTATAAGCAACAAGCTTCTAAATTCTCTCCCACTTTGTTTGTGCCAAGCACCAAAAATATTTCATGTACTCGTTGGTGGTTTTAAACCAAGCACCATATGGATAGCACGCCACAAGGCATTGGCCATCACACAATCAAAAAACAAATGTTGAATACTCTCTAGTTTAGAGCAATAACAACAATTTTGGTTTCCCCTCCAATTTCGTTTAGCTAAGTTATCCTTTGTTAGAATTACCCCTATCCTCATAAACCATATAAAGATCTTAACTTTTAATGGAATTCTAAGACGACAAATGTCCTGAGAGACTTTGAGGCCATTGTTTATTAGGTACGCATACATGGATTTGACCAAGAACCTTCCATTAGAATTCAAGTCCCAGCAAAAGGAGTCCCTGCCATCCTGTAAATTAATACTCGCAATCCTACCAATTAGGTCCTGCCAATCCAACAATTTGTTTCTCACTAACGCTCTTCTGAAGGTGATGTTAATTGGTACCAACCGTAGAACCTCAGCACTGTAGACTGCTTCCTGCTGGCGATATTGTATAGGGATGGATAAACCTCTTTCAAAGGAGCTCCCCCTAGCCAACGATCCTCCCAAAACCTGATTTGGGAGCCATCCGAGACCTTGAATCTTCCTAATCTCAGAAACTGCTCTTTTACCCCCATAAGACCCATCCAGAAGTGAGAGTCC is a window from the Miscanthus floridulus cultivar M001 unplaced genomic scaffold, ASM1932011v1 os_2151_1_2, whole genome shotgun sequence genome containing:
- the LOC136534661 gene encoding uncharacterized protein; protein product: MSVEILDGSTVRSFVEDEGAFNSSVDGRFAALDADHDGLLTYAEMAGELMSLRVLEKHFGMDEAAVAAEELGALYRGLFARFDRDGSGKVDRHEFRAEMKEVMLAVANGLGFLPVQMVVEEGSFLKVAVDRELGQLAIMLTRVGY